The genomic DNA TAGTATATATTTACACTACACTTGTAGTAACTCCGTATATTCTGTAATATATTTACATGAAGAATACAATAATGTAGTATATATTTACATTACACTTGTAGTAACTCCATACATTCTGTAGTATATTAACATAAAGAATACAATAATGTAGTATTTATTTACATAACACTATCCACAATTGTAACTCCATATGTTCTGTAGTATATTTACACGAACAATACAATAATTTAGTATATATTTACATTACACTTGTAGTAACTCCATATGTTCTGTAGTATATTTACACGAACAATACAATAATGTAGTATATATTTACACGAACAATACAATAATGTAGTATGTATTTACATTACACTTGTAACTCCACATATTCAGTCGTATATTTACATGAAGAATACAATAATTTAGTATGTCAAATCAAATTACAATATTTCCATAAAGAATATTAGTATACTGTAGTATAgaatataattatacattttagAACACTACACATAAATAATACTAGTAAATTATATTATTAGTACAGTATACCTACGATAGGATACTTACATAAACAGTACtagtttaaaatatattttcatcAAGAGTATTAGTTTATATttctacataaataacattactGTATTTGTAGGTATTTTGATCAACAATACTACAGTGTTGTGTATGGATAATACTGGTTTATGTAGTTCTATATACAACGAATAATGGTGTGTATGAATAATAACAGTATGTATAGTTGTATATAGAAAGAATAATGGTGTGTATGAAGAGTATACATTTTGAGATATATGctgaataagtatatatatatatatatatatatatatatatatatatatatatatatatatatatatatatatatatgtatatgagaaGAATTtgagtgtatatatgtaaacaacAAAGTAATAAATAGTACCTTGAGCGGCTGAAATGACCTTGATTTCAACTCCTTCAAACATTTTACCGCCAttattctatctatctatctatatatatgtatatatatatatatatatatatatatatatatatagtcgaggtttctgtggtttatccattatacagtgctcaataccggggtagagcggaatatatgttaggtcaggaaaaaacacagaggcgatATCTTCCCTGCAAGCCTTTTTTGCAGGTTATATATCATatatcattacatatatatatatatatatatatatacgtatatatatatatatatatatatatatatatatatatatatatatatatatatatatattaaaaaaaaaaaatatatatatatatatgtatatatatatatatatatatatatatatatatatatatatatatatatatatatatatatatatatatatatatgtatgggtatatataaatatatatataaaatgacatatgataaataatacaaaaaaatatataaaatgatatatgatgtatcatacaaaaataaataaataaataaattaaaaaaaaaaaaaatatatatatatatatatatatatatgtatgtgtgggaatatatatatatatatatatatatatatatatatatatatatatatatatatatatatatatatatatatatatatatatataataaaatcccctgacgagcagggaaacctgtgttttttcctgacctaacgtatatatgtgtgtgtgtgtatgtgtatatatatatatatatatatatatatatatatatatatatatatatatatatatatatatatatatatacacacgcatatgtgtgtgtgtgtatagttgtATATAGTTATATAAAGAAAAGAAGCAAGGAGTACCTTACACATgacttatatgtatgtatatatatatatatgtatactgtatatatatgtatatatatatatatatatatatatatatatatatatatatatatatatatatatatatatatatatatatatatatatatatacatatgtgtgtgcgtgtgtttgtgtgtgtttatatatgtagatATGAATATGTATGTTTCTTTggagaatataatataatatatatatatatttgtatataaaaaaataataaatagtacCTTGAGCGGCTTGAATGACGTTGACTTCGAGTCCTTTGAAAGTTTTACTAGCAAGTTCTTCCAGAGCGCACAGCGGCGACGAGGGCGAGCTGAGGCCGCCGCGGGCCGCATGAGAAGCGGACAACTTTTGCAACAAGGTCGGCGGACCgccggaagaggaggaggaagaagaagacgacgaggaggacgaagaagacgaagaagaagaagaagaagaagaagatttcTTCTTGCAGTTGGGTTTGTTAAGAATGTCTTCAATGCTGAAAGGTGTGAGAGGCTTGTTGGAGTTGGCGGGAGGAGGAAGTCTCTCCAGCGGGAGTCTCCTGCGCTCCTCCGGCCCAGAATGAAGTGTCTCCAGCGGGAGTCTCCTGCGCTCCTCCGGCCCAGAATGAAGTGTCTCCAGCGGGAGTCTCCTGCGCTCCTCCGGCCCAGAAGGACAGACTTTCATCTTCTTCTTGCTGCAGGACGTCATGGAGTTGGACTAAAGTTGGACGTTCAGGACATCTTCTCTCGACATCTTCCCCGCCAAAAGTCCCCGCCAAAGTCCGCGGCCGAAGTCCGCGGCAGGACACGCGCGGCGCGGAGACTCAGCGGGAAGAAGGCGCCAAAAGGAGGCTGGACGCTAAATACTTGATGCTGATTGGCTGAGGAGCAATTAGAGCGATCTTCACCTCTCCCCCTCCTCTTCCTCACTGCTGGCACGTGACGCACACACCATGATGAATATGataccttattattattattataataccatatatgatacattattattattattaatatatcaaatGTGAGACATTATTATCATATCAAATATGacacattattaacattattaaatcaaatataataataataatgtataattttgatacaataataataatgtatcatatttgaaataataatgtGTCATTTTtgatataatattattaataatgtgtcatatttgatataataataatgtgtcatatttgattcatatcaaatatgacacattattaataatattatatcaAAAATGACacattattatttcaaatatgatacattattattattgtttcaaaattatacattattattattatatcaaatatgacacattattattattatatcaaataggacacgttattattattattataatatcataTATGATCCATTAATATTATATCAAATACGTTATTATTACATCAAATAtgatactttattattattatatcaaataTCATGGATTAGTATTATATCaagtatacattattattacatcaaatatacattattattattattattatatcaaatatgatacataattattataatatcaaATATgatagattattattataatatcaaatatgatacattattattatatcatatatgatacattattattattatcattatatcaaatataacacattattataattaaatcAAATATGATACATAATTATTAGATCAAATATAACAcatcatttgtattattattattattatattcaatatgatacattattattattattattattatgattatatcaaaaataagaccatccatccatccatccattttctaccgcttattcccttttggggtcgcggggggcgctggagcctatctcagctgcattcgggcggaaggcggtgtacaccctggacaagtcgccaccacatcgcagagccaacacagatagacagacaacattcacactcacattcacacactagggccaatttagtgttgccaatcaacctatccccaggtgcatgtctttggaggtgggaggaagccggagtacccggagggaacccacgcagtcacggggagaacatgcaaactccacacagaaagatcccgagcccgggattgaacccaagactactcaggaccttcgtattgtgaggcacatgcactaacccctctgccaccgtgaagcccaaataagacattgttattatatcaaatatgatacattattattttaattatatcaAAAATGATAAATTATTATATCATATCAAATATGACATATTATTATATCAAATGtgatacattattaatattattatatcatatatGATACATGATACATATATGATCATATAtgatccaggacacgttgggaaaactatctctcccggctggcctgggaacgcctcgggatcccccgggaggagctggacgaagtggctggggagagggaagtctgggcttccctgcttaggctgctgcccccacgacccgacctcggataagcggaagaagatggatggatggatatatgatacattattattatatcaaataTGACACATTATTAGTTGATCAAATATGAcaattttgtaattattattatatccaatatgatacattattattatataaaaaacaaattattattattatatcaaatatgacacattattaatattttatatatatatatatatatatatatatatatatttttattttatttatttatttatttatttatttattttttaaatttattttaaagaaaaaaagaaagaaaaaagaaagtaatGAAACAAGAGAGAAAGAAGGTaaaggaagaaagaaagaaagaaagaaagaaagatagaaagaaagaaagaaagagtaagaaggaaaaaacaaagaaataaataaataagtaaagaaagaaaaaagatagaaagaatgaaagaaaaaagtaaagaaagaaagaaactaATAAAGAAAGAGAGACAGAAAGAAAAGaaatagaaagaaagagagaaagagatAAAGAAAgaagtaaagaaagaaaaaagaaaaaaaacacagaa from Nerophis lumbriciformis linkage group LG16, RoL_Nlum_v2.1, whole genome shotgun sequence includes the following:
- the lbx2 gene encoding transcription factor LBX2 — encoded protein: MTSCSKKKMKVCPSGPEERRRLPLETLHSGPEERRRLPLETLHSGPEERRRLPLERLPPPANSNKPLTPFSIEDILNKPNCKKKSSSSSSSSSSSSSSSSSSSSSSSSGGPPTLLQKLSASHAARGGLSSPSSPLCALEELASKTFKGLEVNVIQAAQGGEQLTCLGQRQNSKKRRKSRTAFTNHQIYELEKRFLYQKYLSPADRDNIAQQLGLSNAQVITWFQNRRAKLKRDLEEMKADVESLKKITPQTLHKLVAMDQVVEEHQVVEEHQVVEEAHLQSPSSSRGRTTDEFSEDEEEIEVDD